One genomic window of Mesoplodon densirostris isolate mMesDen1 chromosome 14, mMesDen1 primary haplotype, whole genome shotgun sequence includes the following:
- the BCL2L11 gene encoding bcl-2-like protein 11 isoform X6 — translation MEDWRGSQHGATSSPLPAHVQAEARVPVRLVALQEAVTSEGRVPSPGRKKDQMAKQPSDVSSECDREGGQLQPAERPPQLRPGAPISLQTERQGNPEGEGDRCPQGSPQGPLAPPASPGPFATRSPLFIFVRRSSLLSRSSSGYFSFDTDRSPAPMSCDKSTQTPSPPCQAFNHYLSAMVLEKHATCS, via the exons ATGGAAGATTGGCGCGGGAGCCAGCACGGCGCCACCTCCAGCCCGCTTCCCGCGCACGTGCAGGCAGAGGCGCGCGTCCCCGTCCGGCTTGTCGCGCTGCAGGAGGCGGTCACCAGTGAGGGTCGAGTTCCCTCCCCAGGCAG aaaaaaagaccaaatgGCAAAGCAACCTTCCGATGTAAGTTCTGAGTGTGACAGAGAAGGTGGACAATTGCAGCCTGCCGAAAGGCCTCCTCAGCTCAGGCCTGGGGCCCCCATCTCTCTACAGACAGAGCGGCAAGGTAATCCCGAAGGAGAAGGGGACCGCTGCCCCCAAGGCAGCCCGCAGGGCCCACTGGCCCCACCGGCCAGTCCCGGCCCTTTCGCTACCAGATCCCCGCTTTTCATCTTCGTGAGAAGATCTTCTCTGCTGTCTCGATCCTCCAGTGGGTATTTCTCTTTTGACACAGACAGGAGTCCGGCACCCATGAGTTGTGACAAATCAACACAAACCCCAAGTCCTCCTTGCCAGGCCTTCAACCATTATCTCAGTGCGATGG
- the BCL2L11 gene encoding bcl-2-like protein 11 isoform X8: MEDWRGSQHGATSSPLPAHVQAEARVPVRLVALQEAVTSEGRVPSPGRKKDQMAKQPSDVSSECDREGGQLQPAERPPQLRPGAPISLQTERQGNPEGEGDRCPQGSPQGPLAPPASPGPFATRSPLFIFVRRSSLLSRSSSGYFSFDTDRSPAPMSCDKSTQTPSPPCQAFNHYLSAMGI, from the exons ATGGAAGATTGGCGCGGGAGCCAGCACGGCGCCACCTCCAGCCCGCTTCCCGCGCACGTGCAGGCAGAGGCGCGCGTCCCCGTCCGGCTTGTCGCGCTGCAGGAGGCGGTCACCAGTGAGGGTCGAGTTCCCTCCCCAGGCAG aaaaaaagaccaaatgGCAAAGCAACCTTCCGATGTAAGTTCTGAGTGTGACAGAGAAGGTGGACAATTGCAGCCTGCCGAAAGGCCTCCTCAGCTCAGGCCTGGGGCCCCCATCTCTCTACAGACAGAGCGGCAAGGTAATCCCGAAGGAGAAGGGGACCGCTGCCCCCAAGGCAGCCCGCAGGGCCCACTGGCCCCACCGGCCAGTCCCGGCCCTTTCGCTACCAGATCCCCGCTTTTCATCTTCGTGAGAAGATCTTCTCTGCTGTCTCGATCCTCCAGTGGGTATTTCTCTTTTGACACAGACAGGAGTCCGGCACCCATGAGTTGTGACAAATCAACACAAACCCCAAGTCCTCCTTGCCAGGCCTTCAACCATTATCTCAGTGCGATGG
- the BCL2L11 gene encoding bcl-2-like protein 11 isoform X7, whose product MAKQPSDVSSECDREGGQLQPAERPPQLRPGAPISLQTERQGNPEGEGDRCPQGSPQGPLAPPASPGPFATRSPLFIFVRRSSLLSRSSSGYFSFDTDRSPAPMSCDKSTQTPSPPCQAFNHYLSAMGLSE is encoded by the coding sequence atgGCAAAGCAACCTTCCGATGTAAGTTCTGAGTGTGACAGAGAAGGTGGACAATTGCAGCCTGCCGAAAGGCCTCCTCAGCTCAGGCCTGGGGCCCCCATCTCTCTACAGACAGAGCGGCAAGGTAATCCCGAAGGAGAAGGGGACCGCTGCCCCCAAGGCAGCCCGCAGGGCCCACTGGCCCCACCGGCCAGTCCCGGCCCTTTCGCTACCAGATCCCCGCTTTTCATCTTCGTGAGAAGATCTTCTCTGCTGTCTCGATCCTCCAGTGGGTATTTCTCTTTTGACACAGACAGGAGTCCGGCACCCATGAGTTGTGACAAATCAACACAAACCCCAAGTCCTCCTTGCCAGGCCTTCAACCATTATCTCAGTGCGATGG